The Cricetulus griseus strain 17A/GY chromosome 9, alternate assembly CriGri-PICRH-1.0, whole genome shotgun sequence genome has a segment encoding these proteins:
- the Prr19 gene encoding proline-rich protein 19: protein MDPRGRVPQPFQQLEKPGRIRRRKTRRERNKALVSSRRPLTRQDPSVSRREPSAILQDPVASVAPKLVVITQGRLSREHRGLFNHEVKSLDVARLLNSGSLEPCTPLLPTKSSCSPGRVQEPAVQSKGKENQGPGGSGSGPPSSPECPGLGQLLEELQCQLILPQAFPRRNLVQECRDAIIRTLQGCHGCVPDLAVVLRGCQSPLPETKPRVPERQRTTPSGVSVPEHAPREGRQRTQQGTKRLNFAMPHTCSSNPSHRVSLVPPPDHQPPAFLPSVSSPSGAAWGPPTAFDMLKSIWLIATPPPPQSLPQPPSPLLPRTSALDWSPDPPAPLLSLSWVVTQRSPEAWSFPPMKLY, encoded by the exons ATGGACCCTCGTGGACGAGTCCCCCAGCCCTTCCAGCAACTTGAGAAACCTGGCCGTATCCGTCGTCGCAAAACTAGGAGGGAGCGAAATAAGGCCCTAGTGAGCAGCCGTCGGCCCCTGACCCGACAGGATCCTTCTGTGTCCAGACGGGAGCCGTCTGCCATCCTCCAGGATCCTGTGGCCTCTGTAGCCCCCAAGCTTGTCGTTATAACTCAGGGCAGGTTGAGCCGGGAGCATCGAGGTCTCTTCAACCACGAAGTGAAATCACTGGATGTGGCTCGGCTGCTTAACAGTGGCTCCTTGGAACCATGTACTCCCCTGCTACCCACCAAGTCCTCCTGCAGTCCAGGCAGAGTCCAAGAACCAGCTGTACAGTCAAAAGGCAAGGAGAACCAGGGACCAGGAGGCTCAGGCTCAGGCCCACCAAGTTCCCCAGAGTGCCCTGGGTTGGGACAGCTGCTGGAGGAGCTGCAGTGCCAACTGATTCTGCCCCAAGCCTTTCCCAGGAGGAACCTAGTGCAGGAGTGCAGAGATGCCATCATAAGAACCCTACAAGGCTGCCATGGCTGCGTGCCTGACCTTGCCGTGGTGCTCCGAGGGTGCCAGTCACCTTTACCTG AGACAAAGCCTAGGGTTCCCGAGAGACAGAGGACAACACCTTCTGGTGTCAGTGTTCCTGAGCATGCTCCAAGGGAGGGGAGGCAAAGGACTCAACAGGGGACAAAGAGGCTTAACTTCGCCATGCCTCATACTTGCAGCAGCAACCCTTCACACAGGGTCAGCCTGGTGCCACCTCCAGATCACCAACCGCCAGCATTCCTGCCCTCGGTATCTTCACCATCTGGGGCAGCTTGGGGTCCCCCAACAGCTTTTGATATGCTGAAAAGCATCTGGCTCatagccaccccacccccacctcagtcCCTACCTCAGCCACCATCACCCTTGTTGCCCCGAACATCTGCCTTGGACTGGAGCCCCGACCCTCCTGCCCCACTACTCAGCCTCTCCTGGGTGGTGACTCAGAGAAGTCCAGAGGCTTGGTCCTTTCCCCCAATGAAACTCTACTGA